The Indicator indicator isolate 239-I01 unplaced genomic scaffold, UM_Iind_1.1 iindUn_scaffold_65, whole genome shotgun sequence nucleotide sequence GGCCCAGATCTCCAACCAGGCTGCAGGTGAGGGAGAAGGcacctggcctggagcagcaatgctgtgggcagcaggagcagggcagggactgtgcccctgggctgggcactggggaggccacagcttgagtgctgggggcagggttgggctcctggctccaagaaggaccttgagggctggagcagggccagagaagggcaagaaaggtggggaagggtctggagaagagggctggggaggagcagctgagggagctggggagaaggaggctgaggggagagcttctggctctgtccagctccctgagaggaggctggagccaggtgggggttgggctcttgtgccaaggaacaagggacaggacaagaggcaatggcctcaggttgccccagggcaggttcaggttggccatgaggaacaatttcttccccttgagggctgtccaggcctggcccaggctgcccagggcagtggtggagtctccatccctggaggggtttcacagctgtggagatgtggtgctgagggccatggtttggtggtgacctggcagtgctgggtaagggctggacttgctgatcttaaagatctcttccaacccaagcaattccaGGTCTCAGTGACATCCATGGGATGAAGGCACCTGAGCACTCCATCACCCCACAACCAACCTTTCCACAGCTCATTTGCCTCATGAGCCATAACTCTGCCCAGTGGTTGATATCTGAGCAGGTTCCTTTAATGGAAAGAGGCTCCTCATGCACCTCTGGTTGGTGACCAAGGCTTCCATGTCTCAGGGACATCTCCCTCCTGTCTTTTCTAGGCTTGAAGGCCCCAACAACCATCACTGTGACACTGCGTGGGCAGCCCAGCAGAGTGTCCACACTTAGCCAGGCCACCATGGGGACtgtccagccccagctggaggagcagcccaTGCAGACCCAGGCCCCTCAGGTAACTTTTggatcctcctgctgctcctctgggccTGCTTCTGACCATCATAGCCAAGGGCAGATGTAGCTCTTGTGGGGAAGGTGTTCCTGGGGTCATCCTGTGGGGGGCCTTGGAGGCCTCTCTCTTGTGGGTGATCATCTTGGAGGCCACTCAAAAAGGAGCTTTGCAGGGCAGTGGGTAAGACCCAGGTGCCCTTGGTGGCAGTTGGTGGCAGGGTGGATTGTGCTCCACAGCACACTGGTGCTGCACCAAGGGatctccagccaggctgggatcAGCGTGGGGATGAAGGTCCAAGGTGTGCTTGGCAGTGCCAGGGTttggtgggaggaggagagctgcctgtggggcatctgtgcccagcctgctgaggcaggaggagggcttggttgtgccagctggagctggtgtcTTCTTCAAAGCACCATTTCTGACCCTTGGCTGTCCTGCTGTGAGGCTGGGCCCTGTGGGTGTTGGTGGTAGTGGTGGAAGTCCTCCTGCAGGtcctcacctcctgctctttctcactgctgtgctgctgacaccaaCTTAGGTCACCTTGGGGTGGTAGCTGTTCAATCAAGGGCCCCTCTTGGAGGTGGGTCACCAACAGtaggtcctgctggccacaccattgctgatctgGGGCTCCCCTGAAGGACCTGAGCAGAGATTGGGGCTCCCCTAAGGGCTCTGAGCACTCTTCCCCTTCCCACagtgaccagcagcagccccatggagctgCTCGACGTCAGGTCTGACACCAGGCTGCCTGCGCTCACCACATCCGTGATGGCTGAGGCTACCTCTGTGCCCCTCAAGCTGCCTGGCACACAGCCTTCTGCCAGCCTactccccagtgccagcaccttCACCAGTGCTACACACAGAGGTGGGCCCTGTCCTTCACACTTCTCCCACGGCCTTCATCCTCACCTCAACGCTGGCTGCAGTGAAGGGCAATGGACCTCTGGGACACACCGAGGACAAGGGAGCAGTGGAGACCCTGAGGAGGGCTCCACCCATGGTGGAGCACCAATATCTGCACCAGAGAAGCTCAGGCCAGGAGCTGGCACCATGCTGCTACCgctgggcagcagcctgggcagatcctccatcatcatcatcatcatcaccacagCCAGAAGCTGTAGGGACAATGCCCCCAGCAGGTGGAGAAGACGAAGCCTGGCTGGGTGGGGTGGAAGGAGCAGCCCCCAGGGGCTTGGGGAACTGgttcaggctggagcagaggctggggagggtcaGCTGGGTTTGATGCTGTTTAATAAAAAGGTTTGGTTGTCCTtcactgcctcctgcctgggtgacaccaagctgggggggcagagctgagctgctggaggctctgcagaaggaccgAGCTGGGCTGGGTGGATGTGCCAAGGCCAATGAGAggaggtgaggccacaccttgaatgatagaatggtggagaggggaagggagctctggagctcagccaggccaacccccctgctccagcagggcacccacagcagcttgcccaggagcacaatgcccagggggggttggaagctctccacccAAGGacacctccacaacctctctggcagcctgctccaggcctccagcaccctcacaacaaacaactttctcctcctgctcagatggaacctcctgggtgccactttgtgcccattgccccttggcaccagtgagcagagtctggccccagcctcttgcctcccacagctccttcaggtcttgctgagcattgctcagctcccctctgggggtgctcagcagctgagggacctggagttgttcagcctggagaaggaggctgaggggagaccttctggctctctacagctccttgggaagaggctggagccaggtggagcttggtctcttctgccaagaagggacaggacaagaggcaatggcctcaggttgccccagggcaggttcaggttggccatgaggaacaatttcttgcccgtgagggttgtcaaggcctggcccaggctgcccaaggcagtggtggagtccccatccctggaggggtttcagagctgtgcagatgtggtgctgagggccaggggtGGTGGTGCCCTGGGAGCTGTCAGGTtctggttggactccatcatcTGAAAGTCTTTGGGTTCTGTGCTGTGAAGCAGTGGAGCTCTGGAACAtcctgggcacagcagcagggcaaggacCATCTCTGGGCTCAGCTGCACCAGGCCTCCTCCAGCAAAACAGAAACCTCCTTTGGCTGCCTTTTCCTTTATGGATATGGACATGGATATAACATGGAGAGGagcccaggctctggcagcTCAGGCCCCAGCACAACCCTGGAGGGTACAAACAGCTCTAGCCCCAGGAGTGGAAAATGAGAAGGTCCAAGCTGGCTCCTCCTGGTCCCTCAGTGGCGACAGCTCCAGCACCACCTCAGCCTCTTGCgttttcccctccagctcccttctccatgggctgctctggagcaggaTGGGACCTAGAGCCTGGCATGGTGGTGGAAGGCTGGCACGtgtggggagctggagctggcagggccGCGCCACGGCGCCGCCGGGTAGGGCTGGTGCCGCAGGGAGCCCTCGATGGACACTGGGTAGTGCCCAAGGCCGGGCGCCAGCGGCTGGCAGAGCTCGGGGGGCTGCGTGGAGGTGGTCACCAAAGGGCTGGGGAAAGCAGGGATGATGAAGGGGCTGGCAGAGAGGGCAGGTGGCACCGGCACCCCCTGGCTCTTGAGGTGCTCCAGGGGGTTGCCGAAGCTCAGGGGGAAGCGCAGCATCACCCCCGTGTACCCCCCCGGGCTGTACCCAGGGCTGGCCACCACCGCCTTGGGCTTGGCCAGGCCCCCGCTGCCCCtatccctgccctccagcaagGGGGAGATGGCACCTAGCTTGGCACTGGGGCCAAACACCATCTCatcctcttcatcctcctcctcctcgtcttcttcctcttcctcctcctcctcctggccacgCTTGCCCCTTGGCAGGGCCCCGGGGGTCACCCAGCAGCCTTTGCCGACTGCCCGCTGGCCGTCCCCGCTCCACCGCTGCCCCGCTGGGCTCCTCAGGTCTTGGGGCTCCTCGGGTGGGGATGGTGGGAAGCTGGAAGATGGCTCCAAACACTCCTTCAGGCTGGAGCAGTGCCCCCAGAGCCGGTGGCAGCCCAGGGGCTTGAGCCCCTCGCTGCAGCAGGCATGGAAGCAGCCGGTAAAGGTGGCAGGGGCCTGGTGCCCATCCTCAGCCTGTGGGCAGCCTTGGGTGTCTCTGCCACCAAGGATGGGTCCCACCTGGCTCCCAATGCCCTGGGCTGGGTCCTGAGctcctgctggctctgggctcttctgctgctgcaggtgggggcCGGTGGGTGGCcggaggggctggggggtgtGGGCAGCCTGGCTCGCTGCCCGCTGGCCCTCGGGGCAGTGGCGTTTGTGGCAGTGCGAGGACTCAGCCTTGCTCACCTGGGCCAGCAGCTTCTTCTTGGCCAGGGGAGACATGATGGGGTGGTTGCCTTTGGAGTAGAAGCTGGAGAAAAGGCGCTTGTGGGTCTCAGCGTGGGGCCTGCAGGTGCTGGGACTGCCCCCCGAGGGGCTGGGGGTCGGCACCACggggctggagcatccctcAGCCACCTGGCCCTGctccgccacctccctgctGTCCTCTGGCTTCACCTTGGCTGGAGGCCTCTGCAAGCAGAAAGGTGGGGGTCATGGTGGGGGTCAAGGTGGGGGTGCTGgcctctgccccagccctggggtccctccagcccctctgctctcctctttgTCCACAGCCCTTTGGCTCATCACCACCCACTGGCTTGGGTGggcaaagccctctgaggtcatccagtccaacatcaacccagcaccaccacagccaccaaaccctggccccaagggccatggccagAGGATTTTCAGAATCATTgaaatgtttgggttgggaaagccttctaagatcaactccaacatcaacccagccccaccatggccaccaaaccagggCCCAGGTGCCATCAGggcccaggtgccatggccacaggttccttgagcacctccatggctggagactccaccacctccccctgGGCAGTTCCGAGCTCAACCACATCCCTCCTGGCTCAcccccctgctccctctcccctgccacagtggggctgcagtggggtcctggggctgctcttggGAGGGGGTGACGCCCACACAGAGGGGATGATGCCCATACGGAGGGGGTGATGCCCACACGGAGGGGGTGTGATGCCCACACGGAGGGGGTGTGATGCCCACACACctgctcctggcccttctcCTTCTTGGccctcctgctcttctctccaggctggctGCCCTTGGAGGCCTTGTACTGCTTGCGGGGCTTGCTGGGGGGCAGGGGTTTGTCCTCCTCCCCCTTGAGGTGCCGCACGTAGGGGAGGACCAGCCTGTGGGGTGGGGGCAGTCAGAAGCAGGAGGGGCAAGCgaggcaggggcagaggcagaggagggcagcccTGGCTCGGGCCCTACCTCTCGTAGTGCCGCCGGGTGCAGGTGGCTGCGCTGGTGCTGCCCGGGCTGCCCCCCAGCTCGTCGTAGACGTTCTTCCAGAGCCGCCGCCCCGTCACCTGccggggggaggagggaggccttgcacagcctggcacccagGGGAGCAGCCTGGCACCCAGGGGATAGCCAAACACACAGGAAAAGGTCCTGGCACCCAGGGAAGCGTTCCAGCACCCCGTAAAACATCCTGGCACCCAGGGGACATCCAAACACACAGGAAAAGGTCCTGGCACCCAGAGGACATCCAAGCACCCAGTAAAACATCCTGGCACCCAGGGGAGTATCCTGGCACCCAGGGGATATCCAAACACACAAGAAAAGGTCTTGGCACCCAGGGGAGCGTTCCAGCACCCAGTAAAACATCCTGGCACCCAGGGGAACATCCTGGCACACAGGGGATAGCCAAACACTCAGGAAAAGATCCTGGTGCTCCAGAGCCATCCTGGCACTCAGGGGCATGTCCTGGTCCTCAGAGGATATCCAACCACCCAGTAAAACATCCTGGCACCCAGAAGAGCATCCTGGCACCCAGGGGAGAGCCAAACACCCGGAAAGGATCCTGGCACCCAGGGGAGAGCCAAGCACCCAGGAAAGGATCCTGGCACCCAGGAGAGAGCCAAACACCCAGGAAAGGATCCTGGCACTCAGAGGACATCCAAGCATCCAGTAAAACATCTTGGCGCCCAGGAGAACATCCTGCCACCCAGGGGTATATCCTGGCACCCAGGAAAAGATCCTGGTGCTCAGGAGCTATCCTGGCACCCAGGGGAACATGCTGGAACTCAGGAGCCATCCTGGCACTCAGGGGACATCCAAGCACCCAGGAGCTATCCTGGCACCCAGGGGACATCTAAACACCCAGGAAAAGATCCTGGCCCTAGGGAGCCATTGTGGCACCCAGGAGCCACCCTGGTGAACATCCTGGCACCTAGGAGCCATCCTGGCACCCAGGAGAACGTCCCAGCACCCAGGTGAGCATTCTGGGGCCACCCAAGTAAGATCTCAGCACCCAGAGGCCATCCTGGCACCCAGGCCCTCCCACCCCTTACCAGCTCATAGGCTCCCAGGTTCTCCACTGCTTTGTAGATCTTCCAGAGGTTAACTGGAAACAGGGAGATGCAGAAGGTCAGGGGGACATGGGGGGACAGGGGGACATGGGGGGACAGGGTGGGAGAGGCACGTGAGGACACAAGGGGAGAGGGACGCAAAGGTCAGGGGGACATGAGACAGGGGGACATGAGTCAGGGGGACACCATGGTGAAAGACATGAGGGTCAAGGGGACATGAGGGCTCAGGGGGGATGGGAGGGTCAGGGGGgacaggaggaagggggaggacaGGGGTTAGAGGGACCTGAGGGTCAGGAGGACACAAGGGGAGAAGGACACCAGGGGAGAAGGACACCAGGGTCAGGGGGACATGAGGGTCAAGGGGGGAATGTGAGGGTCAGGAGGAcaggagggggcagggggagacAAGGGGAGAGGGACACAAAGGTCAGGGGGACACTAATGAGGATGCACAGGTCAGGGGGACACCAAGGTGAGGGGGACATGAGGGCTGGGGGGTATGtgaggggcaggggcagaggagggggcagggggctgTGGTGACAGCAGGCCATGGGCACCAGCAGCTCGCTGGGACATACTCTGCTTGAAGCCCAGGTGGGGGATCCTCTCGATGGGGGTGTGCCTGTCCTTCATGAACTTGTAGAGGCTGATGAGGaaggcttcctcctcctctttctcctcactGCTTGGTGCTTCTTCCAAAGCCTCCTCCTGCTTGGATCCATCCTTTGAGTCCTacaagaaatcacagaatgggttgggttgggttgggttggttgctccagagctcctccagtccaaccccctgcactcagcagggacatccccaaccagagcaggttgcccacagccctgtccagcctcaccttgagcagCTCTAGGgctggggccccaaccacctccctgggcaacctcctgcagcgttccagcaccctcatggtgcagaacttgttcctcacatccaatcgaAATTGGATGGAGGGGAAACCaaaagagaaactgaggcacagaattCACacaattgtcagggctggaagggagctcaaggagcagccagttccaaccccctgccatgggcagggacacctcacaccacagcaggttgctcacagccacatccagcctggctgcaaaaacctccagtaAGCACCCAacactcccccttcctccctttcttcctccctccctcctttccttcccttcccctcttcctccctccctcctttccttcccttcccctcttcctccctccctccttcccttcccctcttcctccctccctcctttccttcccttcccctcttctccctccctcctttccttcccttcccctcttcctccctccctcctttccttcccttcccctcttcctccctccct carries:
- the ARID5A gene encoding AT-rich interactive domain-containing protein 5A — its product is MKDRHTPIERIPHLGFKQINLWKIYKAVENLGAYELVTGRRLWKNVYDELGGSPGSTSAATCTRRHYERLVLPYVRHLKGEEDKPLPPSKPRKQYKASKGSQPGEKSRRAKKEKGQEQVPPAKVKPEDSREVAEQGQVAEGCSSPVVPTPSPSGGSPSTCRPHAETHKRLFSSFYSKGNHPIMSPLAKKKLLAQVSKAESSHCHKRHCPEGQRAASQAAHTPQPLRPPTGPHLQQQKSPEPAGAQDPAQGIGSQVGPILGGRDTQGCPQAEDGHQAPATFTGCFHACCSEGLKPLGCHRLWGHCSSLKECLEPSSSFPPSPPEEPQDLRSPAGQRWSGDGQRAVGKGCWVTPGALPRGKRGQEEEEEEEEDEEEEDEEDEMVFGPSAKLGAISPLLEGRDRGSGGLAKPKAVVASPGYSPGGYTGVMLRFPLSFGNPLEHLKSQGVPVPPALSASPFIIPAFPSPLVTTSTQPPELCQPLAPGLGHYPVSIEGSLRHQPYPAAPWRGPASSSSPHVPAFHHHARL